In the genome of Sander vitreus isolate 19-12246 chromosome 13, sanVit1, whole genome shotgun sequence, one region contains:
- the LOC144527650 gene encoding lysosomal proton-coupled steroid conjugate and bile acid symporter SLC46A3: MKGLFLVEPVVALYAFSSFLIYPLVQQYVYRRLWQELTNTTYPISDITSRCAENSSRNHSSDHEEVQRQASLFSLYTELFSTIPSLVVTLMLVAYSDLGGRKITIIMPLIGSLIYTLAFLTVSYFELNIYLLIGSSLLSSLFGGLGTFLGGCFAYVADLCEDGRQKTLRMAGVDMMIGLLSGVASISSGYFLRAAGFNWPFLTSALCQCLILLYAIFILEETVKKAPTDAILLDGSPEPSAIKQMIYGVYHMFARTSRRSKTVLVLLILLFTSFSFAYVGGISLMTLYELNEPLCWTEILIGYGSALSTTVFLTSFVGVSAFTYCGVPQLLIVLMGILSVISGMVLLAFAKTTLLMFIVRVPMLLSITPFPVLRSMISKIISKSEQGALFALLSFLDSLTNNVSGAVFNSVYAATVAWYPGFVFLLSAGLCVIPLFILGVVGLTGVDVAEEVKNPEPVFSGEDDLVEDLKDNSPLLS, from the exons ATGAAGGGTCTTTTCCTCGTGGAGcctgtggttgcactgtacGCGTTCTCCAGTTTTCTCATCTATCCTCTTGTGCAGCAGTATGTGTACCGGAGGCTTTGGCAGGAGCTCACAAACACCACCTATCCCATCTCTGACATCACTTCTAGATGTGCAGAGAACAGCAGCAGAAACCATTCCAGCGATCACGAG GAGGTACAGAGGCAGGCATCTCTCTTCTCCCTTTACACAGAGCTCTTCTCCACAATCCCTTCTTTGGTTGTCACCCTCATGCTTGTGGCCTATAGTGACCTGGGAGGACGCAAGATTACAATCATCATGCCTTTGATTGGCTCGTTGATCTACACCTTGGCCTTCCTGACAGTGTCCTACTTTGAGCTCAACATTTACTTGCTCATTGGCTCCTCGCTTCTCAGTTCTCTGTTTGGCGGCTTGGGCACATTTCTGGGGGGCTGTTTTGCCTACGTAGCAGACTTGTGTGAGGATGGCCGTCAGAAGACGCTGCGCATGGCTGGAGTGGACATGATGATTGGCCTGTTGTCTGGGGTGGCTTCAATATCATCAGGCTACTTTTTGAGAGCTGCAGGCTTTAACTGGCCTTTCCTAACCTCTGCGTTGTGTCAGTGTTTGATTCTGCTCTATGCAATTTTCATTTTAGAAGAGACTGTGAAGAAGGCTCCCACTGATGCCATTCTTTTAGATGGGTCTCCTGAGCCCTCAGCCATAAAACAGATGATCTATGGGGTCTACCACATGTTTGCTAGGACCAGCCGCAGAAGTAAAACTGTCTTGGTCCTCCTGATACTCCTCTTCACCAGCTTCTCCTTCGCTTATGTGGGTGGGATCTCCTTGATGACGCTTTATGAGCTGAATGAGCCACTGTGCTGGACTGAGATTTTGATTGGCTACGGCTCAGCATTGTCCACCACTGTGTTCCTGACCAGTTTTGTGGGAGTGTCAGCATTCACATACTGTGGTGTGCCACAGCTGCTCATTGTCCTGATGGGAATCCTGTCTGTCATATCAGGCATGGTTCTGTTGGCGTTTGCTAAGACCACTTTACTGATGTTTATAG TGAGGGTGCCAATGCTTCTGTCTATCACACCTTTCCCTGTTCTGCGCTCCATGATATCAAAGATCATCTCAAAGTCTGAGCAGG gAGCCCTGTTTGCCCTTCTTTCCTTTCTGGACAGTTTAACTAACAATGTATCGGGCGCAGTCTTCAACAGCGTCTATGCTGCTACAGTGGCATGGTACCCTGGCTTTGTCTTCCTGTTGTCGGCAGGACTCTGTGTCATCCCTTTGTTTATCCTGGG GGTGGTGGGTCTGACAGGAGTGGATGTTGCTGAAGAGGTCAAAAACCCAGAGCCTGTCTTCTCAGGGGAGGATGATCTTGTTGAAGATCTGAAAGACAACAGTCCTCTTCTTAGCTGA